The nucleotide window GTACTATGTGTATGGATGCTATTTTGAAACTTCAGTATTCAATTGATGCATTGTTTGGAAATGGTGTATCAAAGTATCTACCAAAAAATGTTGAAATTATTTTTTCACGAAAGACTGGAAGAATCAGAACTGTTTCAGATGGAGGAAAATTACTTTGTACTTTAAGAATTGATGGTGGCTTAGCAATAAGCCCTTATTTTGCACAAATTTTACTAAAAAGTAAAATATTCAAAGAAAACTGTGTTGAAATAAACAAAGACGCTGCTCCTTTTGTAAGCGAAGGGAAATCTGTATTTTGTAAGCATGTAATATGGTGCGGAAAAAATGTACGTATTTCTGCAGACACCCCAATACTATTCAATAATAAAGTCATTGCAGTTGGTAAAGCTGTTTTATCTTCAGAAATGATTTCTGATTTTAATAGGGGTGTGGCCATTAAAGTTAGAGATAGTTTAAAAAGTCCTGAAGGAGAAATAAAATCATGATGCGCGGAGGTAATCGCGAAATGCGAAGAATGATGGATAAAATGGGTCTAGATATGAATGAGATTTCAAATGTTCAAGAAGTTATTATTAAAACTGATAAAAAAGAGATTATTATCACAAAGCCTTCTGTTACTGAAATGAAAGCAAAAGATAACTCTATTTTTACCGTGACTGCAGATAGTTACGAAGAAAGAGAACTAGAGGTTCCGATTTTCTCAGAAGAGGACATACAATTAGTAAGTCAACAGGCTGGGGTAGATGAAGAAAAGGCAAAAAATGCTTTAGAAGAATCTAAAGGCGATCTTGCAAGGGCGATCTTACTTTTAACTACCGGATAATACTCTATATCTTGGTAATCTGCGCCTAAAAATGAATGATTTAAGTAATGGAATTATTAAATCTGAGTACAATGAGTAATATGGCTGAATCTAAAGTTACTGGAATCATCAAATCTTTGAATACCTTAGAGGATGATCTTGATTCACTAAATAGCAAAGTAGGAGGCATGAAAAAACAACTATTAATAAAAACACAATCCGAAATAGATAATTTACTAGAAAAAACTCGAGAAATGGCTACCAAAGAGGCTGAAGTGATTATTAATATATCCAAAGAAAAAGCGATAGCCGAGTCTGCAAAGATTGTTCAAGAAGGAGATACAAAATTATCTGAATTAAAATCAAAAATTGATGCTAATTTTGATGAGGCAGTAAAGTATGTGGTGTCAACAGTTTTGAAGGTATAAACCTAAATTGTACATTTAATTTTATCAGATATAGATCCCTTACAGAATACTCGTATAGGAATTGCTACTACTAATGGTAGGTCATACTATAAATTTTCAACTTGTTTGAAGAATCTTAACTTATCTTTTGATCCTATTCTTCCTGAAGAAATTTTAGAATACTCTGGTCATATTGTTTTTACTACTAGAAAAGAGTCTCCAAAAAAATGTGAAAAGATTTTGTTACATGAGGATATTTTTGAGCATCATCATACTGTAATTAGAGGAATGATGATACAAAAACTAAATCAAAAATTTAAAGATGAAAATCTTATCTTAGGAATAGATCCAGGTCAAAGAATTGGCTTATCAATATTTTACTATGGGCAAGAAATTGAAAGATCATTTTACTCTTCAGTAGAAAAATTAACTTTTCACCTTATTCAGATTTTAGGCGGTCTTAGAGCAAAAAGAAAAATTCTAAAAATCGGAGATGGGAATATGAAAATTTCTAAACAAATCGTGACAATGCTTAATCTAAAATTTTGCTCATCTTTTGAATTAGAATTTGTAGATGAACGAAAAACTAGTCTAAAAATCAAAAATTTCAATCAAAGGGGAAAACGAGATATGTTGTCTGCAAAATATATTTCACAGCGAGATGGTTATAGATATATGATTTTGCCGTTA belongs to Nitrosopumilus sp. and includes:
- a CDS encoding queuine tRNA-ribosyltransferase yields the protein MDAILKLQYSIDALFGNGVSKYLPKNVEIIFSRKTGRIRTVSDGGKLLCTLRIDGGLAISPYFAQILLKSKIFKENCVEINKDAAPFVSEGKSVFCKHVIWCGKNVRISADTPILFNNKVIAVGKAVLSSEMISDFNRGVAIKVRDSLKSPEGEIKS
- a CDS encoding nascent polypeptide-associated complex protein — protein: MMRGGNREMRRMMDKMGLDMNEISNVQEVIIKTDKKEIIITKPSVTEMKAKDNSIFTVTADSYEERELEVPIFSEEDIQLVSQQAGVDEEKAKNALEESKGDLARAILLLTTG